From a single Candidatus Saccharibacteria bacterium genomic region:
- the tilS gene encoding tRNA lysidine(34) synthetase TilS, which produces MNLQVVLNKCAYIVAVSGGVDSVSLLHLLNSSNHSKGAKLIVAHVDHNIRQSSESDAKFVKRLAEHYGLIFEKTKLSGKYHDEASLRRLRYEFLERLALKYDAEIVTAHHQDDVLETAILNLLRGTGVAGLASLRSDQRVIRPLLGYSKKQIIDYALQNNLKWREDPTNLDTEYLRNYVRLKLMPKLTEKRRELLSLIANSAVLSDQIDEIMTECCGFIFDDTGAIIRSRTAWFTYAQLNYIMRHILLRCGVAEPDRKMIERSVIAIKTLPAGKKINLDGSHWLVSKTASLQIISS; this is translated from the coding sequence ATGAACCTGCAGGTTGTTCTGAATAAATGCGCTTACATAGTTGCTGTCAGCGGAGGAGTAGACTCGGTTAGTCTGTTGCATCTACTGAATTCTAGCAACCATTCGAAAGGAGCAAAGCTAATTGTGGCGCATGTCGACCACAATATCCGCCAAAGTTCAGAAAGCGATGCCAAATTTGTCAAGAGACTAGCCGAACACTATGGATTGATATTTGAGAAGACCAAACTGTCTGGCAAGTATCATGATGAGGCAAGCCTAAGGAGGCTGCGCTATGAGTTTTTAGAGAGGCTTGCTCTAAAATATGATGCCGAAATAGTTACTGCCCATCACCAGGATGATGTGCTAGAGACGGCAATTCTCAATCTGTTACGCGGGACAGGAGTAGCTGGACTAGCTTCGCTTCGCAGTGACCAGCGAGTAATTCGGCCGCTACTTGGGTATAGCAAAAAGCAGATTATAGATTATGCACTACAAAATAATCTAAAGTGGCGAGAAGACCCAACTAACCTAGATACTGAATACCTGCGTAATTACGTCCGGCTCAAATTGATGCCGAAACTGACCGAAAAGCGCCGAGAACTATTGAGTCTGATTGCCAACTCAGCAGTTTTGTCAGATCAGATCGATGAAATAATGACAGAGTGCTGTGGCTTCATCTTTGATGATACAGGGGCAATAATCCGCAGCCGAACAGCTTGGTTTACTTATGCTCAACTGAATTATATAATGCGTCACATTCTGCTGAGGTGCGGTGTTGCCGAACCTGATCGAAAGATGATCGAGCGCAGCGTAATTGCCATAAAAACACTACCAGCGGGCAAGAAAATTAATTTGGATGGAAGCCACTGGTTGGTCAGTAAGACAGCAAGCCTACAAATTATCTCTAGCTAA
- the ftsH gene encoding ATP-dependent zinc metalloprotease FtsH yields MDKKKKLPAGKQPNRRVKTTIFVLLMVLLGWAYLGSSDLQDKKLQTVGISEVIERANKGEIGKIEVDGSKLFIYNKSDDKTPAQQSTMFEGSSLYEQGLKQDSKTVVTVKPQNNASSTWINIASAVLPAVFLMLFLVWMMRNAQGQGNQAMSFGRSSARLYGSEKEKVTFKDIAGSDEAKQDLEEVVEFLKTPKKFEGLGARIPKGVLLVGPPGTGKTMLARAVAGEAGAPFFSISGSEFVEMFVGVGASRVRDLFAKAKKNSPCIIFIDEIDAVGRRRGSGMGGGHDEREQTLNQILVEMDGFEQGQNVIVLAATNRADVLDPALLRPGRFDRRVNIGLPDRKDREAILKVHFAKKPLEKNVDLDALAAKSAGSSGADLANIANEAAIFAARHDRKTITQDDVTAAFEKVAIGPERKSKIMSEKEKVMTAYHEAGHAVVGHVLPDSDMVHKVTIISRGNTGGVTWFIPPEDKSYHSIVEYKDILARMLGGRIAEELIYGGDHVTTGAGSDLQKAAELAREMVVSQGMGKKLRNQVFHVDDAMVFDKMMHERQYSDETAKLIDDEVEALITEAADRAMQVLKANRKSLEALKNELLSKETIEAEEVEKILKTTSLPASAKLY; encoded by the coding sequence ATGGATAAAAAGAAGAAACTTCCCGCCGGCAAACAGCCAAATCGACGGGTCAAAACTACTATTTTCGTTTTACTTATGGTGCTTCTTGGCTGGGCATATTTAGGCAGTAGCGATCTGCAGGACAAAAAGCTTCAAACTGTCGGTATATCCGAAGTTATCGAACGAGCTAATAAGGGCGAAATTGGCAAAATCGAAGTAGATGGCAGCAAGCTATTTATCTACAACAAATCGGACGATAAGACCCCAGCACAGCAATCTACTATGTTCGAGGGTTCTAGTTTGTATGAGCAGGGACTAAAACAGGACAGCAAAACTGTAGTCACTGTTAAGCCGCAAAATAATGCTAGTAGTACATGGATAAATATCGCCAGTGCAGTCTTGCCAGCGGTATTTTTGATGCTGTTTCTGGTCTGGATGATGCGTAATGCACAAGGCCAAGGCAATCAGGCCATGAGTTTCGGCCGCAGTAGTGCCAGACTTTACGGCAGTGAAAAAGAAAAAGTTACTTTTAAGGATATTGCAGGCAGCGACGAGGCCAAACAAGACCTCGAAGAAGTCGTTGAGTTTTTGAAAACTCCTAAGAAGTTTGAAGGCCTAGGAGCACGTATTCCCAAGGGCGTTCTGTTGGTTGGGCCTCCCGGAACCGGTAAAACCATGCTTGCTCGAGCCGTTGCTGGCGAGGCCGGCGCACCTTTCTTTAGTATTTCTGGATCTGAATTTGTCGAGATGTTTGTAGGTGTTGGTGCTAGCCGAGTTCGAGATCTTTTCGCCAAAGCCAAGAAAAACTCACCTTGCATCATTTTTATTGATGAAATAGATGCAGTAGGTCGGCGTCGGGGATCCGGTATGGGTGGTGGTCATGATGAGCGCGAACAAACGCTAAACCAGATTCTGGTTGAGATGGATGGCTTCGAACAGGGACAAAACGTCATAGTTTTGGCTGCAACTAACCGGGCCGATGTGCTAGACCCAGCTTTGTTACGACCAGGACGTTTCGATCGCCGGGTCAACATCGGTCTGCCTGATCGCAAAGACCGTGAGGCGATTTTGAAAGTACATTTTGCCAAAAAACCACTCGAGAAAAATGTTGACCTTGACGCTCTGGCCGCAAAGTCAGCTGGCAGCTCAGGTGCGGATCTAGCCAATATTGCCAATGAAGCAGCTATCTTTGCTGCTCGGCACGACCGCAAGACAATCACCCAAGATGATGTTACTGCGGCCTTTGAAAAAGTTGCCATCGGGCCAGAGCGCAAGAGCAAAATCATGAGCGAAAAAGAGAAAGTCATGACCGCTTACCACGAGGCGGGCCATGCCGTGGTTGGCCATGTCTTGCCCGACAGTGACATGGTTCATAAAGTTACTATCATTTCGCGCGGCAATACCGGTGGAGTAACTTGGTTTATTCCGCCTGAAGACAAGAGCTACCATTCGATCGTTGAATACAAAGACATTTTGGCTCGTATGCTCGGTGGTCGTATCGCCGAAGAGCTAATTTACGGCGGCGATCACGTCACAACTGGTGCCGGCAGCGACCTGCAAAAGGCAGCTGAACTAGCGCGCGAAATGGTCGTCTCTCAAGGAATGGGCAAGAAGCTGCGTAATCAAGTTTTTCATGTTGATGATGCAATGGTATTCGACAAGATGATGCATGAGCGGCAATACTCTGACGAAACTGCTAAACTGATTGATGACGAAGTCGAGGCTCTCATAACAGAGGCGGCAGACCGTGCCATGCAGGTACTCAAAGCAAACCGCAAGAGTCTAGAAGCACTAAAAAATGAACTCTTGTCTAAAGAAACAATTGAAGCTGAAGAAGTTGAGAAAATCTTAAAAACTACGTCACTACCAGCTAGCGCCAAACTTTACTAA
- a CDS encoding HD domain-containing protein has protein sequence MKYEESAKRLMDFQKFLFDFTQMDRLIYFPDSKRQDRLENNAEHSFSLAMAAWFLGSKYPELDTNLLVKYALVHDLVEIHAGDVQAIGRSEAEQAAKQAREEEALQKLKDDWADFADMTGLIEIYEKRQDPESRFVYALDKIMPMILNLLSNGKTWKKRNFTKSEVLHAKDSKVGASPEIEKLWKVFRKVIDSNDSYFNEGRA, from the coding sequence GTGAAATACGAGGAATCTGCTAAGAGGCTAATGGATTTTCAAAAGTTTCTGTTTGATTTTACTCAGATGGACAGGCTGATATACTTCCCCGATTCAAAGCGCCAAGATAGACTCGAGAACAATGCTGAACACTCATTTAGTTTGGCTATGGCGGCCTGGTTCTTGGGCTCAAAATACCCAGAGCTAGATACGAACTTGCTTGTTAAATACGCGCTGGTTCATGACCTTGTAGAAATCCATGCTGGCGACGTCCAAGCCATTGGCCGCAGTGAGGCTGAACAGGCCGCCAAACAAGCGCGTGAAGAGGAAGCCTTACAAAAACTAAAAGACGACTGGGCTGATTTTGCCGACATGACCGGACTAATCGAAATTTACGAAAAGCGCCAAGATCCTGAGAGTCGTTTTGTTTATGCCCTAGACAAGATAATGCCAATGATCCTAAATCTTTTAAGTAATGGCAAAACCTGGAAGAAGCGTAACTTCACAAAATCAGAAGTACTACACGCCAAAGATAGCAAGGTTGGCGCTAGCCCCGAAATTGAAAAACTCTGGAAAGTCTTCAGAAAAGTTATCGATAGTAATGATTCATACTTTAACGAAGGCAGGGCTTGA
- the murJ gene encoding murein biosynthesis integral membrane protein MurJ gives MRKIINRANKKVSFGGAAGLLIMAALLSQALGFLRNRLISANFTSVDPGSSDAFFAAFQIPDFFFYTIAAGALGVAFIPFLSDKLEAGDRRGAWELTSSLLNALIIVMGAISIFMFIFAKPLVHAIAPDLPQNHLSDAVRIMQFISINPLLFSLSGVITSVQQAIGRFFFFAFAPIVYNLSIIASIFIFRDSIGIVGLGIGALVGASLQLLIAVLGLLGLNFEYHRKIHWRSASFKSVLQKLPARSLDQGVDQINSIVETNRAQTLGVGPVSYYNYALTLMNVPVMLIGNSISTAAFPRLVERLASGRTDLFRKDFTSILRLIIWVTMPVLVICFFCRAYLARLIYGNVARDVALIFGYLTGAIFFRIIYSMLSRWFYAQKDTKTPLYVSLFAIGLNIYLAFSLARPSAYGVAGLALAQSIVAASEVLVLLIIMIKRDHRIFGRYFQEGIVKIASVTGFTMTATFIMMSLLPLDKADRGIVTLGSKLGLITLVSILVHLVFSYLLRIEEARAFINDVARAIFKPIKL, from the coding sequence ATGCGAAAAATCATTAATCGTGCTAACAAAAAAGTTTCTTTCGGCGGCGCAGCTGGATTATTGATAATGGCGGCGCTACTGAGCCAGGCCCTCGGATTTTTGCGTAACCGTCTTATAAGCGCCAACTTTACATCAGTTGATCCCGGCAGTAGTGATGCGTTTTTTGCAGCTTTTCAGATCCCAGATTTCTTTTTCTACACGATTGCTGCTGGAGCACTGGGTGTGGCTTTTATCCCGTTTTTGTCTGATAAGTTAGAAGCTGGCGACAGGCGAGGAGCCTGGGAGCTGACTAGCAGCCTGCTCAATGCGTTGATAATTGTAATGGGCGCTATTTCCATTTTTATGTTCATTTTTGCCAAGCCGCTAGTACATGCTATAGCTCCCGATCTGCCGCAAAACCATCTTAGCGACGCTGTTAGAATCATGCAGTTTATCTCAATCAATCCGCTTTTGTTTTCACTTTCAGGAGTCATAACCAGTGTGCAGCAAGCGATTGGAAGGTTTTTCTTTTTTGCTTTTGCGCCGATAGTTTATAACCTCAGCATCATTGCTAGTATTTTTATTTTTCGGGACTCGATTGGGATAGTTGGTCTGGGCATTGGCGCGCTCGTGGGGGCTTCGCTTCAGCTTTTGATAGCGGTTTTGGGGCTGCTAGGCCTAAACTTTGAGTATCATCGCAAAATCCATTGGCGCAGCGCATCTTTTAAAAGTGTGCTACAAAAGTTACCTGCCCGTTCGCTTGATCAAGGTGTCGACCAGATTAACTCGATTGTCGAAACTAACCGTGCTCAAACGCTTGGCGTAGGTCCTGTTAGCTACTACAACTATGCGCTGACACTGATGAACGTACCGGTTATGCTTATTGGTAACTCAATTTCTACTGCTGCATTTCCAAGGTTAGTTGAGCGGCTCGCTAGTGGCCGGACAGATCTGTTTCGAAAGGACTTTACCAGTATTTTAAGATTAATCATTTGGGTGACCATGCCAGTTTTGGTAATTTGTTTTTTCTGCCGCGCTTATCTAGCACGTTTAATATACGGTAATGTCGCCCGTGACGTGGCGCTGATCTTTGGCTACCTGACTGGAGCTATCTTTTTCCGTATTATTTATTCGATGCTTTCACGCTGGTTTTATGCCCAAAAAGACACTAAAACTCCACTTTATGTTTCGTTATTTGCGATTGGCCTTAACATCTACTTGGCGTTCTCGTTGGCTCGTCCCAGCGCTTACGGAGTCGCAGGGTTGGCGCTAGCCCAATCGATAGTTGCCGCTAGTGAAGTGCTTGTTCTGCTAATTATCATGATTAAGCGAGATCATCGTATCTTCGGACGCTATTTTCAGGAAGGTATTGTTAAGATCGCCTCTGTTACCGGCTTCACCATGACGGCAACATTTATCATGATGAGCTTGCTGCCTTTGGATAAAGCAGACCGTGGTATCGTCACGCTTGGTTCTAAGTTAGGACTAATTACACTGGTCAGTATTTTGGTGCATCTGGTATTTTCGTATCTATTAAGAATTGAAGAGGCCAGGGCTTTTATCAATGATGTTGCCAGAGCCATCTTCAAACCGATCAAATTGTGA
- a CDS encoding DUF21 domain-containing protein: MEILQTSLLAAALILTSAICSGLNLSLMSLDLSDLKRKARSGNLQAKAVLPLRRNSHLSLAAILLGNVGMAAATSLVLGDKLGGWVAGIVSTLLLVTFGEILPQALFIKHSLTITAFFAPFTKILILLTYPISKPLQLLLDKMFGRHRAHLHTREELGLIIGEHEESKHSELDDDEVEIIKGALELSEKKVIRICTPIKDTFFLTPETLIDRTKIEEIKDNNYSRIPVFNKAKTESHGLLLMKSLVDIDFDERAYSVAELPLIKLPVVGSQTALDTLFRKFIAAKTHLMAVEKDDKFIGIVTIEDLIEEILGHEIEDESDSHR; this comes from the coding sequence TTGGAGATTTTACAGACTAGTCTTTTGGCCGCTGCACTGATTTTAACTTCTGCCATTTGTTCAGGGCTAAATCTTTCGTTGATGTCTTTGGACTTGAGCGACCTAAAACGCAAGGCTCGTTCTGGAAATTTGCAAGCTAAGGCAGTTCTACCACTAAGACGTAACAGTCACTTGAGCCTAGCTGCTATCTTACTTGGTAATGTTGGTATGGCCGCAGCGACTTCTTTAGTACTAGGCGATAAGCTAGGTGGCTGGGTAGCCGGTATCGTCAGTACGCTTTTGCTGGTTACGTTTGGAGAAATTCTGCCACAAGCATTGTTCATCAAACATTCTCTGACAATCACAGCTTTTTTTGCGCCATTTACCAAAATCTTAATCTTGTTAACCTACCCTATTTCCAAGCCATTGCAACTCCTACTAGATAAAATGTTTGGACGACATCGAGCGCACCTTCACACCCGAGAGGAGCTAGGTCTAATAATCGGCGAGCATGAGGAAAGCAAGCACTCAGAGCTCGATGATGACGAAGTAGAAATAATCAAAGGCGCATTAGAGTTAAGCGAGAAGAAAGTCATCCGAATCTGTACACCGATTAAAGATACATTCTTTCTTACCCCTGAGACTTTGATAGATCGCACAAAAATCGAAGAAATCAAAGACAATAACTATAGCCGTATCCCTGTTTTTAACAAGGCCAAGACTGAAAGCCATGGTCTGTTACTAATGAAAAGTTTGGTAGACATTGATTTCGACGAACGAGCCTACAGTGTTGCCGAATTGCCACTGATAAAGTTACCTGTCGTTGGCAGTCAAACAGCACTTGATACACTGTTTCGTAAGTTTATTGCTGCCAAAACTCACCTTATGGCCGTCGAGAAAGACGACAAGTTTATCGGCATTGTTACTATCGAAGATCTCATAGAAGAAATATTGGGGCACGAGATAGAAGACGAATCCGACAGTCACCGCTAA
- the lepA gene encoding elongation factor 4, whose translation MNQSHIRNFCIIAHIDHGKSTLADRLLELTGTVQKRDMKAQLLDKMDLEREKGITIKLAPVRMDYELDGAKKYQLNLIDTPGHVDFSYEVSRSLQACEGAILVVDAAQGIQAQTLANVYLAIEADLKIIPVLNKIDLPAADVERVSTEVVSLLGCSKEEIILISAKTGLGVEEVLRAVVERIPAPSDDGDPETKALIFDSYYDDYRGVVLYVRVVDGAIGKSSEVHMIGSSADGVALEVGHLSPEMKPDQQLAKGEIGYIVTNLRSTREAKVGDTVTLVKAPASSPLPGYKEVTPFVYAGFFPESNEDYQNLKDAIEKLSLSDSALQYSLENSPVLGFGVRIGFLGLLHMDIVRERLAREYDLSLVVTNPSTDYYVGMKNGDRLHIKSASELPDQTMFDSIEEPWIKGEVVCPKEFVGSVIQLISSKRGVQKNLSYVDAQLALISFDAPLANLLTDFYDQLKSITSGYGSFNYELSGYRAEDLVKVDFYVAGDRVDALSVMTHRSESQALGRDTVKKLKEIIPRQNFQIALQAGIGGKFIAREDISGYRKDVTAKLYGGDASRRKKLLEKQKKGKERMKRFGKVDIPSEAFTVLLKRD comes from the coding sequence ATGAACCAATCACACATTCGTAACTTTTGTATTATCGCGCATATTGATCATGGCAAGTCGACTTTGGCTGATCGACTACTAGAGTTGACTGGAACAGTTCAGAAGCGAGATATGAAGGCGCAGTTGCTCGACAAAATGGATCTAGAACGTGAGAAGGGTATCACTATTAAGCTTGCTCCTGTGCGTATGGATTATGAACTTGACGGAGCAAAAAAGTATCAGCTGAATCTTATCGATACCCCAGGTCATGTAGATTTTAGCTACGAAGTAAGCCGTAGTCTGCAGGCTTGTGAGGGCGCGATTTTGGTTGTGGATGCCGCGCAGGGTATACAAGCACAGACGCTCGCTAATGTTTATTTAGCTATTGAGGCAGATCTCAAAATCATTCCCGTGCTTAACAAAATCGATCTGCCGGCCGCCGATGTTGAAAGAGTTAGCACGGAGGTGGTAAGTCTACTTGGCTGCTCCAAGGAAGAGATTATTCTTATTAGCGCTAAAACTGGGCTGGGCGTCGAGGAAGTACTTCGCGCTGTCGTTGAGCGGATTCCAGCTCCATCAGACGATGGTGATCCAGAAACAAAGGCTCTTATTTTTGACAGCTACTACGATGATTATCGCGGAGTTGTACTTTATGTTCGAGTGGTCGACGGTGCAATTGGCAAGAGTTCTGAAGTTCATATGATCGGTAGCAGTGCCGATGGTGTGGCCTTAGAAGTTGGGCACTTGAGCCCAGAAATGAAGCCAGACCAGCAGCTAGCTAAAGGCGAGATTGGCTACATTGTGACTAACCTGCGTTCAACTCGTGAGGCTAAGGTTGGCGATACGGTAACACTTGTCAAGGCGCCTGCCTCGTCCCCATTGCCGGGCTACAAAGAAGTGACGCCGTTTGTTTACGCTGGGTTTTTCCCAGAGAGCAACGAAGATTACCAGAACCTAAAAGATGCCATCGAGAAGTTGTCTCTCAGTGATTCGGCACTACAATACAGTCTTGAAAATTCGCCTGTGCTCGGTTTTGGAGTAAGAATCGGCTTTTTGGGACTGCTGCATATGGACATTGTGCGGGAGCGTTTGGCCCGCGAATATGACCTAAGCTTGGTTGTCACAAACCCCTCAACAGATTATTACGTAGGTATGAAAAACGGCGATCGGCTACATATAAAGTCGGCTAGTGAGCTGCCGGATCAAACCATGTTCGACTCGATCGAAGAGCCTTGGATAAAGGGCGAAGTTGTTTGCCCTAAAGAGTTCGTCGGATCTGTTATTCAGCTCATATCTTCTAAGCGGGGGGTTCAAAAAAATCTGTCCTATGTTGACGCCCAATTGGCGCTAATAAGTTTTGATGCGCCACTCGCTAACCTGCTGACCGACTTCTATGATCAACTCAAAAGCATAACTAGCGGCTACGGCTCGTTTAACTACGAACTCAGCGGTTACCGCGCCGAAGATTTAGTAAAGGTAGACTTCTATGTTGCTGGGGATAGAGTAGATGCTCTCAGTGTCATGACGCACCGCTCGGAATCTCAAGCACTGGGGCGTGACACTGTTAAAAAGCTGAAAGAGATTATCCCTCGTCAGAACTTCCAGATTGCACTCCAAGCCGGTATCGGCGGTAAGTTTATCGCACGTGAAGACATCTCAGGCTACCGCAAAGATGTAACGGCCAAACTCTACGGTGGCGATGCTAGCCGCCGCAAAAAACTACTCGAAAAGCAAAAGAAGGGCAAAGAACGCATGAAGCGCTTCGGTAAAGTCGATATCCCTAGCGAGGCTTTCACAGTCTTACTAAAGCGCGATTAA
- a CDS encoding TerC/Alx family metal homeostasis membrane protein yields MFVAVSSATQEAVRLQIPGWHWALLISWFAFLLLIDLIVHRKDHAPSMRESVVQTIIWVSLGVGLGFVMWWAYGAAASAEYFSGFAIEKSLSIDNVFVWSIILSYFRVPAKYQHRVLFWGIFGALAFRAIFIFAGVAILDRFEIALVLLGLLLLWTGYKIFRGGSDEFNPKTSRLIHFVKKAFPVSHSMDGHHFFVREKGIRHATILFLALCAIEITDILFAIDSVPAILAVARDPFIVFASNAAAILGLRALYFVFHGMKEKFWLLNRGLGIILVGVGIKMLISADKVFGMNWLGIHIPTVVSLTFILSVLLMSITASFYIPQPEKKSE; encoded by the coding sequence ATGTTTGTAGCAGTTAGCTCAGCCACCCAAGAAGCCGTAAGGCTACAGATTCCTGGTTGGCACTGGGCGCTTTTGATCAGTTGGTTTGCCTTTTTGCTGCTGATTGATCTAATAGTTCACCGCAAAGATCACGCCCCGTCAATGCGAGAATCAGTGGTGCAAACCATAATCTGGGTTAGTTTAGGCGTAGGTTTGGGTTTTGTAATGTGGTGGGCTTACGGAGCTGCCGCCAGCGCCGAGTATTTTAGCGGCTTTGCTATTGAGAAATCTCTGAGTATCGATAACGTTTTTGTTTGGTCTATTATTTTGAGTTATTTCCGTGTACCTGCAAAGTATCAACACCGCGTTCTGTTCTGGGGTATCTTCGGGGCGCTTGCGTTTAGAGCAATCTTTATTTTTGCTGGTGTTGCCATACTAGACAGGTTTGAGATAGCGCTGGTGCTATTGGGTCTTTTACTTCTCTGGACTGGCTACAAGATTTTCCGTGGTGGCAGTGACGAGTTCAACCCCAAGACTAGCCGCCTGATCCATTTCGTCAAAAAGGCTTTCCCTGTCAGCCACTCGATGGACGGGCATCACTTTTTTGTACGCGAAAAAGGCATAAGACACGCCACTATACTTTTCTTGGCACTCTGTGCAATTGAGATAACAGACATACTCTTTGCGATTGACTCCGTCCCAGCTATATTGGCTGTCGCCCGTGATCCGTTCATTGTATTTGCCAGCAATGCGGCAGCAATCTTAGGCCTCCGGGCGCTATACTTCGTTTTTCATGGCATGAAGGAAAAATTCTGGTTACTCAATCGGGGCTTAGGCATTATTCTGGTGGGTGTAGGGATAAAAATGCTTATCAGCGCCGACAAGGTCTTTGGCATGAACTGGCTGGGGATTCACATCCCTACTGTCGTTAGCTTAACCTTTATCTTAAGCGTGCTACTAATGAGTATCACTGCTAGCTTTTACATACCCCAGCCCGAAAAAAAATCTGAATAA